The genomic interval GCTACTAACATTTGAGGTGTAGAAGTAATGAGGGGGATGATGGGGTGAGGTGAGGAATCAGTCGGGGCGTGGCACAGCTACACTGATGCTCACTCATATGGCTGCCACACCAACAGTGTTGTCCGTCAGATGATGGAAACACATAGTTCTCTTTGGACACACATCTCCTACCTCTTTGTTGATGATCTCAATCATGACAAAGGCAATCATTGAGTATGAGAATTTGCTTTGGTGCCTGTTCAGAAGCCAACCAAACACCAAAAGCAACATTAAAAGTACCATTCAGCAGAATCAAGAAGACAAACATTATGTCACTGACATAATCAAAACCTCAGAGGGTCAACACAACTAATGATGTGactcttttatgttttgtgtttccctaccccccctcctccttcccctcctgcaattttttttaaacaccctGACATTCCCCACGGTGgtatgtgtgcgcgtgcgtATGTGATCCCCTAAAAATTGCCCCCTTCGTCCCGCATGGCTTTTTGAAAAATCTTCCACATTTGCATCATTTTTGCAACCGTCCCACCTTAAATACTCCCGATCTCATTGCTGCCATTTGCTCAGAAGTGTCTGACTGCATGATGCAGGTGGGGGATGAGACGGGAGCCCCACTGATTGCACAACCATTTCCAGACAGTAACCAATCGAATCACCAAGACACACATACAAGGACTGAAAGCCCGGCCCCTGTTCCCCGCGCGCCTCACAAGCGCCGTAGGACACATAAAGGTCGGGCTCGTGGTGCTGTAGCATCATCAGATCCCCTGTATTGTCCAACCACTAGTCCGTCAGACTTGGGTGCCACTACACCCGTGATCCTGCCGAGACGGGCAAGACTGTCCACGCCCTCCTCCACCCCATCAATGTCCCCTGGCTCTGGAAGTGAGTGTGGGGGCAGTGGGGGTAGCAGTAGGACAGCCCCAGAGAGAGGCTGCATGGATGAGAGCTGGTTTGTCACCCCTCCCCCCTGTTTCACTGCAGAGGGAGCCACAGCGGAGGCCAGCCCGATGGAGGACCTGCTCATCGAGCACCCCAGCATGTCCGTGTACGTCTCCTCCAACAACCTGTCCATGGTCTCCAACAGCAACCTGTCTGTGGTGGGAGAGGAGAGCATTGTCAGCCTGGCGAGCAGCGTGAGGTTAGAAAAAGCCTCTCTACACCCACGACACTTCACCTTCACCTGCCTTTTCAGCATCACAACAACTGTCACAATAATCTCACCCATACTCACATTTTTTACCCCTCTCCCCTTGCAGCCGAGTGGCTGAACCAGCTGCTGCCCCCGCTACCCGCAGCACTATGCCCACCCGGGTGAGCCGTGGAGCAGCTGCCCAGGCTGGAGCTCTGGCCAAGGTCACCCAAGTGGCCAGGGTCCAGCGTAGCAAAGCCCGCATCGAGCGGCGCCATCTGGGCCGCAACCGCCTCCAACGCCAGAACCTCACCAGGGAGCAGGTCCCCCGCCACGCAGCTCACACCAGAAACACCTTCCTTCACCAGCCCAGCAAGCGTAACGTCTGCCACTAAGCTCCCCAGCAACCAGGGGGCATCGTTTACTCTGAGGGCATTAGTAGTGCATAGTCAACTCCAAGACACACATGGTTAATTGTATTCACCCGCTGCATACTTGCTTTCATTTGTGCACATTATATCAGAACACACTCTGGTACACACACTGGTAGACCAgaagctttttttgttttggtttagtGACACCTGGTAGTTTTATGCCCCATTCTGTTGATATGAACCAAGCCCTCTGAGTAGATCTGTGTAGACCTTTATTACTATCGTCCGTTGCAGTATCCAAACaactaaaaaaatatttatacagGTTATACTTAGAACCAATaatgtctgaaaaacaacaaaagttgagctctattgatttttttttttatcatagtTAAATAAGCTTTTATCTTTCACTCTTCCTCGAGACAGCCtcaagtttttatttgttttatttttaattcaacaATTAATAATGATCTGAAAGTGTACTTTCAGACATGTCTGATGGAAACAAAGCAAGACAGAGTCAACATAAGCCTCAGTATCTTTGCAGCAAAAACAACTCATCACATCTTTGAAGCTTTATGTTGTAggcaattctttttttttcatctcgtAAAGGTGGAAGGCTTATACCGTGTGTGGCGAGTGTGAGAGGAAAATCActggacatttgtttctccccAGTTTGGTCTTTAAACATGCAAAGCACCAACAAGGGCGAGGGACGATAAGCGACCTGTTTCATCACAGGAAGCACATGTTGTGatatttctctcctctcactttGTGGAGGGTGGGGGCAAGTAGAAGATGGTGAGAGTATGAGCAAAACAGACTaaagagtaaaaataaaacagtaatgaTGAAATAGAAGTAGATGTGTTTAACATGGAAATGGTCATAGGAAAAGTGTTAACTAACCCTCTGTGTGGCTGCTCTGTATAATAAATGAAGCATCTTGGATTGGTGTTGTAGGAACCCATTATGAATATATGGTAGAAATACTGATAATGGAGTTGAGTTGAAAAGATACAGAGCTTGCCTTTGGGTTACAGGGTATGAAAAGTTATAGTAGGTGAGGAGCGGTATTGATGGCgactctttattttgttttgttagatttgtttttctgctcattaTGTAGAACATTAttttacagtctctgtctctgcatggTTCCACCAAAGTAAGTAGAGAAAGCCTGTTTCTGTCAGACATGGGGAAAAGTACACGCTTGGCTTTTAAAcataacaaatacataaaaaaaatcgCTCCCTGTGGATCATACATTGCATAATGATCATTAAATGTGCAGTCTGTAAACTAAGTGCCCGGCACACATCAGCCATTTCCATCCACAGTGTGTGCCGTGATCTTCCCTTATCCACATGAACACCAAAAAGAAAACCTATCGACACATCAGTTCCCTTCATCGACACTGACTACAGCAACTTTTAGGAGGAAAGGGAAGAAATGTCTCCCTAAATCCTAACAACACCCATCTTCTCCCGTCCAGTACTATCATCCTGCTTATGGATGTGCGACACATTGCTCTCTAACATCTCCGTTACCGTCGGCCCCTTTCTAGTTAGCACATCCAGCACTAACAGTGTCCACTTAATGACCTAGCTTACTGATATGTATTCGACAACAATAGTAAACAATGGTGCTGAAGTGTATACTAATGTTTGTAAATTATTTGAGACATGGATGTAAGTTTGCACTGTCATACATTTTTGTGAGTCAAAGTTTTAGTGTGctgtgtgcttgtttttttttctttcttttttcgtTTTGATTTTAAATTGTGTGTGAGAAGGTGTACTGACACGTTAAATGATAGAAACTCTTGAAAAAGAACATGAATAATGGTCATTTATTTGTCCttgtaaatattacaaaaacaatttaTTACGCTCCGATAGATGTCAAAGCCTCTCAGGACTTGAGTCCACAACGTTGCGTCCGATGGGACTAATGAGAATCCTCTCTCCGCCTCACCTCTGTGCTCATTATCAAATCAAGAGGGCATTTCAGTGGCCAAAAGTGGTGTCTTTGCCCCAACTTCAGTCTCATCTCTTTGAGATTAAAACAGCACTTGACTCAGAGTTGATGTGCCATGGGCAAACACTGCCCTCCAGAGGGTCCATTTAGCACAGCACTCGGCTGTATGGATGCTGGTGAGGATGCAGTACGTTGACATGGGCTTTAAAAACGATCTGTGCTGGTGTGTTTGAACGGACAGATTGAGGGTCTGCGGATTCACTTATGATTGTCTGATAAAAATTGAAATGTCTTGTCACTTTTACATCATCTAGACAAGAGAGATACATTATTTTCTCTTGAATCACAAAccacatattttttatttcttccaaTAATCCTATACATGATTCTGTTTTATTCAGAAATCTGTCAATATCTGTTAATTTATGATATTATTATGAGTATGATCTTTTTTCTGTTCAAAGATGACTATTATGTGTCCTGTTGATTCCTCTGAATGGTGCAGGGGATGGATCTGAGGTGATTAGTCTAACAATTATACACTTTTTATTATTCTAACGGATTGTTTCTCCAGGTTTGAATTAATTTGCCTGTTGTAAAATGGTACGCAGAGATTGAAAAAAGGGTAACAACAATGATAGATCACAGGTGGAAGTCgtgtgtgtaaaatgttaaGGTCACCACAGATACCCATCTGCTGCTGCAAACCTGTCCTGTTGTCCTtacttttatttcctcctctctctcaccagTGTCATGTAAACAGGAAATCTGTCCTCAGTATGTTGTGTGTGATTATTTAAAGGTGTGTTTCATGATTGAAAGTCATCCAGTTGTGGGGAGAGGGAGTGGTCACCGGGTGTGTTGAGCTTATATGGTGTGTGGACAGGGAAAGGATGAGGCAGGAGACAGttaatatatgaaaaaaaaaagaaattaaatgtatcataaaaaaagtacaatatgcTTGTATTTTCCCACATAGTTATTAGTTCACCAATaggatgtttttaatgaaaggCGTTGAATGTCTGGGGagtttcaaatgttttatgttgtgcCCTGAAATGATGGCAGCTTAAAAACACTTGGGGTCTTCGCCCATGTTACATCTCAATTAGTACACCCCTCCCcccataaaaatgaaatatatagaCATATAAAATTTGGTGTATCTGATATCTACAGTATGGTGATTGTGCCTTTCACTATTTCTGCATGGTTTTTGTGATGTACTGATTTTTCCATCCCCAAAGTGGACAGTCGTCCGCTGACAGGCAAGACCTATGCAAAAATCAAAGGATGGGTTTTCCAGCATCCATTCAGAAAACACAGGTACCCGcccaaaaaaaccaacaacaacaacaacaataaatgcTCAGGTTAACACCTGAAtcttgtgtcattattttcatgtGTGAGAGCAGGAGGGAAGGGTATTAGATTTAAGAGCAAGGTAACTATTGTCAGTGGTAGAATTCAGATGCTTTATGTAAAAGTAGCAGTCCCGATAAGTAGAAACACTCTAGTGGGTTCTTGTTCAAGTCACTTTATCTGTACCCACAGGtagattttatttgattttatatttatttaagacAATACATCCATgttgaaacatattttataGCAACACtgacataataaaacacaataaaagcactCATCATTCCACTAATCAGGATTTAAGAGagattaaacaattaaaaaacagtAATAGCCACAAGACTGAATAATGAATACGTAAACGACTTGTTCATTGTACTCAATGAAAGTGTGTTtgaagttaaaggtgcaatgaaTAAGAATTTGGCAACCTGTCGAaaccacacaacaacaacaaaaaagtaataataagGGACTGTGTATCACCAGAATAACCACTCACAACTGCTAGCTAGTTACCTCatcaaaagagaaagatcttcattgactgatgcctaaataattcaaataaacagACTCTCCTCaatttcatgactgaataaactgaataaacaaactgaccttaaagggcaacacaTTCATAttgtattactttgtttatatccGGCGGACcttgccacctctctagctccAAACATTGTTCTggggccttattttcctctgagatcgGCTCATTCATCAGTTGAGGAATAaaattacaattctgagtttgtattattacctcagtGATACTGCAAATATTAAAATCctgtgtttgaatttcttctcctaaactacatagtgtccctttaaatagTTTACATTGCCTACATTTGGGGGGGTGAAATCTTAAAGGATTAGTTCATGAAGAAATTTACAATTAATAAAAGTAAATTCAATCAACCCCATGCAAATGGAAAGTCCGGTTTTCAAGTTTTGTAGACTTGTTTAAAACTTGCATTACGCCAGACAAGCtatatggagccatttaatgtattttaaaacattcttctggttttccattttaaaacaagtctccatctacttcagtcgtTTATTTTCCAGGCTGTGCTGCTGTGAGGCTCTAGAAATGTTTGGCAGACTACAACACTtaacctgactttccatcagcaggaggatgagtagataatgacaaaCAGAGGGCAGCAGTGATGACTTGATCACTTTGTTTTCAGATTTGAAAAGGAATGAGAAGGAGTATGAACTTCTTTAATCACATCACTTCTCCATAAGTCACTGAATGGTAATCAACCAGCTTACATAATGGTCTAAACCTTTACTCTgattaaaggtggaatatggaatatggaatatgagctgaatgccgccatctagtgtctcaagatcgttgtcgcgacaacaaaaaggtaattccagcagtcgggttgccaggtttggacagggcaggaggattgagccgcctccgtttcctccgtttactgggtctggaggtcgatgggtcacgatcagtattctcatatctaggatcaacgtgatataatgaaaataagtatagcagaggagtttgaccgacaggtaacgttagctaagttagcaagcgagttagcttaccgatccaggagaaagtttgccatttccgcgtgtgttttgattccgtggaaatcctttacctgagtccaaaCTATTCTTAACAAACATTTATAGTcattatttacatatttctaTCAATCATATTTATCCTAATCATATTGACCATCTTTGTATAATATACATTAAAGATATGTCATTTATACCATATCTGACTAAGCTTTTAAAATACAAGGAATATTGTGatgctttttaaaacacatagaatagaataaatataaatgtgtggCAAATATAAGGTAAAAGTCCTAAGTCACATTCCACCACAGTCTACCTTGCAGACTACCTGCATGCAGGCAGGAAGAAGTTCACTGTATGCAAAAAAAGGGAGGAGGTGAATAGATGGGTGTTGAACTGAAGTGTAAATATAGCCTACTGTTTGAGCTCAATATGGGCGGGGTGCTTTCATCCAGGTTTGtaatttttaaatgtcatcAAACTATAAGACGACATGTAGGACACCGTGTGTAGTGTCTGCAGTGATTAGATTAGTTGTATTAGCAAGTCAAACAATTTGCCTGTTGATCCATTTAGAAGGCGGAGGAACAAGAGGAGAGTGAGGGTTGATGGGAGGGACAGGAGATTTGTAATTGGAGCAGGTATTCTCCAAACCTGCTATAACCTGTCGAACCGCCTCACAGATACCTGTGAGACAGGCAGACCTGGTGGACCTGCGTCCTGAGGTGGAGTTCAGAGTTGGACAGACGTGGTTGAGGCACCTGTATTATAGAGGGGCACCCATCCGTTGCTTATCCACTATGAAGTAAGTCTGATATTCGTGCCTAGGCGACAACACAGCCATCGGCTATGATTCCTTTTGTGAAAACAGACGGATTCAGATGATTTCAGCTCGGTCGTCACCTCTTAGCCAGAGACGGAGTGAGAAATATGAGATTTAAGGTCCAGCTAGCTCGTTTTCTCTGACAAGTCTTCCCGGTCGTCCCGAGCGGTCACGCGAAGCTAACTTCACCGCTGTCAAGCGTCGTGATTCGGGAGCTCTTGTAGTCTTGGAGACGGGGCAGCCACGTCCCAGTCACTTCACCTGTCTTGTTCAAAATCATCAAGAACACCGTCGAGGAtggtttttatttgattatatgATTTGACGACACCGGTGAGTAGCGTTACCCCCCGCTTTGAGCTCTTTGTAGCCGCACTTTTGTCCAGAATTAACGCTAACAGAAAGATGCGTTAGCTAGCTTGTTAACAGACAGCACACGCAGGacaactaacgttagctagcgcgTCGGGGCTCGGCTCTCTGTGTGTTGACGTGTTTTATAATAGAgatgctgttttaaaaaaaaaatgcatggaGTCAGGAGACCTTCTCTCAGCATCTTAAACAGACGTAGGCAGACATATTGTCGTATGTCAGTATTTGTGGTAGACCGTGTTTGCCAGGTGTAATGAGCACGTAGGGTCAATATAAGGATACGAAGGCGTTTGCTTCTCAAAAGGAAATTCCCGTTCTAAAACAAGTTGATCTACATGGTTTGTTATCCTTTTGCAGGTGACAGGCTGCATGACTGGAAAAATGCATCATCATCTGGGCTGCACTCCCGTGTCTTGGCCTATCAGAAATATATCCTCTAAGAAACTGCAGTGATGTTGTAGTAACGGTGCATACATCACACAAGAAAACTACAAATCCCTGCAGGAGAGTTAGTATATATACAATGGGACATTAAAGATCACATCAAGTTGATGTAATTCTTGACAGCAACACTAGTGGTCCATAACAGTGTATTAAAGTGATTTTCCATCTGGGTGATTGGTTTCCTGATGTGACTGGAAATATGGATCCTCTGGAATAAATCACTCACACCCTTAAAGTAAAGATAAGTGTGTAACTGCAGTATCATCAGTCACCATGCACAGCCCAGCTCCTGACATCGTAGCAGGGTACCCAAGCGGATGTGTTGCTGATAAAGATGCCAATCCGGAGACTACCTTAGGGAGTGCCTACTCTCCGGTGGACTACATGAGCATCACCAGCTTCCCCAGGCTGCCAGAGGACGATATGCTGTCAGGGGAAAACACCCTGAAATCAAGAAAAGATGATGATAACGTCCTGAGTGAGCAAGATACAGGTGTGTCAGACAGGTCAGATGCAAAAAATAAACCACAAACTCTATTATTGAGTGTGTTAAGGTTTCCAGGTGTGGATTCATGGAGCAGCAAGATTTGATTGTATTGCTCATTACCAGAGGCCAACATGATATGCTGAAATGTCTATTTATTAGGATTAGACCAATCATCAGCCCTAGCTGATTATCCCGaccgatattcagcattttccaaTTATTTGTAACAgagatttttctgtcagatttgcaataaaataatccaatttaaaaatgtgctactttggctctgat from Sparus aurata chromosome 7, fSpaAur1.1, whole genome shotgun sequence carries:
- the tp53inp2b gene encoding tumor protein p53-inducible nuclear protein 2 isoform X3 gives rise to the protein MFQRLSNLLFGEVEEVAAELKGPKPCVTEADEEGWMLVNLPEVSDCMMQVGDETGAPLIAQPFPDSNQSNHQDTHTRTESPAPVPRAPHKRRRTHKGRARGAVASSDPLYCPTTSPSDLGATTPVILPRRARLSTPSSTPSMSPGSGKGATAEASPMEDLLIEHPSMSVYVSSNNLSMVSNSNLSVVGEESIVSLASSVSRVAEPAAAPATRSTMPTRVSRGAAAQAGALAKVTQVARVQRSKARIERRHLGRNRLQRQNLTREQVPRHAAHTRNTFLHQPSKRNVCH
- the tp53inp2b gene encoding tumor protein p53-inducible nuclear protein 2 isoform X1 encodes the protein MFQRLSNLLFGEVEEVAAELKGPKPCVTEADEEGWMLVNLPEVSDCMMQVGDETGAPLIAQPFPDSNQSNHQDTHTRTESPAPVPRAPHKRRRTHKGRARGAVASSDPLYCPTTSPSDLGATTPVILPRRARLSTPSSTPSMSPGSGSECGGSGGSSRTAPERGCMDESWFVTPPPCFTAEGATAEASPMEDLLIEHPSMSVYVSSNNLSMVSNSNLSVVGEESIVSLASSVSRVAEPAAAPATRSTMPTRVSRGAAAQAGALAKVTQVARVQRSKARIERRHLGRNRLQRQNLTREQVPRHAAHTRNTFLHQPSKRNVCH
- the tp53inp2b gene encoding tumor protein p53-inducible nuclear protein 2 isoform X2, encoding MFQRLSNLLFGEVEEVAAELKGPKPCVTEADEEGWMLVNLPVSDCMMQVGDETGAPLIAQPFPDSNQSNHQDTHTRTESPAPVPRAPHKRRRTHKGRARGAVASSDPLYCPTTSPSDLGATTPVILPRRARLSTPSSTPSMSPGSGSECGGSGGSSRTAPERGCMDESWFVTPPPCFTAEGATAEASPMEDLLIEHPSMSVYVSSNNLSMVSNSNLSVVGEESIVSLASSVSRVAEPAAAPATRSTMPTRVSRGAAAQAGALAKVTQVARVQRSKARIERRHLGRNRLQRQNLTREQVPRHAAHTRNTFLHQPSKRNVCH
- the tp53inp2b gene encoding tumor protein p53-inducible nuclear protein 2 isoform X4; this translates as MFQRLSNLLFGEVEEVAAELKGPKPCVTEADEEGWMLVNLPEGATAEASPMEDLLIEHPSMSVYVSSNNLSMVSNSNLSVVGEESIVSLASSVSRVAEPAAAPATRSTMPTRVSRGAAAQAGALAKVTQVARVQRSKARIERRHLGRNRLQRQNLTREQVPRHAAHTRNTFLHQPSKRNVCH